Proteins encoded together in one Staphylococcus aureus window:
- the cysE gene encoding serine O-acetyltransferase, which translates to MILLKRMRDDIKMVFEQDPAARSTLEVITTYAGLHAVWSHLIAHKLYNQKKYVAARAISQISRFFTGIEIHPGAKIGKRLFIDHGMGVVIGETCTIGDNVTIYQGVTLGGTGKERGKRHPDIGDNVLIAAGAKVLGNIKINSNVNIGANSVVLQSVPSYSTVVGIPGHIVKQDGVRVGKTFDHRHLPDPIYEQIKHLERQLEKTRNGEIQDDYII; encoded by the coding sequence ATGATCTTGTTAAAAAGAATGAGAGACGATATAAAAATGGTATTTGAGCAGGATCCAGCGGCACGTTCAACATTAGAAGTCATTACAACGTATGCAGGTTTACATGCAGTTTGGAGTCATTTGATTGCACATAAGTTATACAACCAAAAAAAATATGTTGCAGCACGCGCGATATCTCAAATTTCAAGATTTTTCACAGGTATAGAAATCCATCCAGGTGCTAAAATTGGAAAGCGTCTATTTATAGATCATGGTATGGGCGTTGTAATAGGAGAAACATGTACAATTGGTGATAATGTGACAATCTATCAAGGCGTGACACTTGGTGGGACAGGGAAAGAAAGAGGGAAAAGACACCCAGATATAGGAGACAATGTTTTAATAGCAGCCGGTGCGAAAGTTTTAGGAAATATTAAAATAAATTCAAATGTAAATATTGGTGCAAATTCAGTTGTTTTACAATCAGTTCCAAGTTATTCAACGGTTGTTGGTATACCAGGACATATTGTTAAGCAAGATGGTGTTCGAGTTGGAAAAACATTTGATCATCGCCATCTACCTGATCCAATTTATGAACAAATTAAGCATTTAGAACGACAACTTGAAAAGACTAGGAATGGAGAGATTCAAGATGATTACATTATATAA
- a CDS encoding Mini-ribonuclease 3, whose amino-acid sequence MDNQQDNHIKLLNPLTLAYMGDAVLDQYVRTYIVLKLKSKPNKLHQMSKKYVSAKSQAQTLEYLMEQEWFTDEEMDILKRGRNAKSHTKAKNTDVQTYRKSSAIEAVIGFLYLEKREERLEALLNKIITIVNER is encoded by the coding sequence GTGGATAATCAACAAGATAATCACATTAAATTATTGAATCCATTGACCTTAGCATATATGGGAGACGCAGTCTTAGATCAATATGTACGTACCTATATCGTTTTAAAGCTTAAAAGTAAGCCTAATAAACTACATCAAATGTCTAAAAAATATGTATCTGCCAAAAGTCAGGCGCAAACGTTAGAATATTTAATGGAGCAAGAATGGTTTACAGACGAAGAAATGGATATTTTGAAGCGAGGGCGTAACGCGAAAAGTCATACTAAAGCTAAAAACACTGATGTTCAAACATATCGTAAAAGTTCAGCGATAGAAGCAGTGATAGGTTTTCTTTATTTAGAAAAAAGAGAAGAACGATTAGAGGCATTATTAAATAAAATAATAACAATAGTAAACGAAAGGTAG
- the cysS gene encoding cysteine--tRNA ligase, whose amino-acid sequence MITLYNTLTRQKEVFKPIEPGKVKMYVCGPTVYNYIHIGNARPAINYDVVRRYFEYQGYNVEYVSNFTDVDDKLIKRSQELNQSVPEIAEKYIAAFHEDVGALNVRKATSNPRVMDHMDDIIQFIKDLVDQGYAYESGGDVYFRTRKFEGYGKLSHQSIDDLKVGARIDAGEHKEDALDFTLWKKAKPGEISWDSPFGEGRPGWHIECSVMAFHELGPTIDIHAGGSDLQFPHHENEIAQSEAHNHAPFANYWMHNGFINIDNEKMSKSLGNFILVHDIIKEVDPDVLRFFMISVHYRSPINYNLELVESARSGLERIRNSYQLIEERAQIATNIENQQTYIDQIDAILNRFETVMNDDFNTANAITAWYDLAKLANKYVLENTTSTEVIDKFKAVYQIFSDVLGVPLKSKNADELLDEDVEKLIEERNEARKNKDFARADEIRDMLKSQNIILEDTPQGVRFKRG is encoded by the coding sequence ATGATTACATTATATAATACGCTTACACGTCAAAAAGAAGTGTTCAAGCCTATAGAACCAGGGAAAGTAAAAATGTATGTATGTGGTCCTACTGTATATAACTACATTCATATTGGTAACGCAAGACCAGCAATTAATTATGACGTAGTGAGACGTTACTTTGAATACCAAGGATATAATGTAGAATATGTATCAAATTTTACAGACGTAGATGATAAATTAATTAAACGTTCTCAAGAATTAAATCAGTCTGTTCCCGAAATTGCAGAAAAATATATCGCTGCTTTTCATGAAGATGTTGGTGCGTTAAATGTTAGAAAAGCGACTTCAAATCCAAGGGTAATGGACCATATGGATGACATTATTCAATTTATTAAAGATTTGGTGGATCAAGGTTATGCATATGAAAGTGGTGGCGATGTTTACTTTAGAACACGTAAATTTGAAGGTTATGGTAAATTAAGTCATCAATCCATAGATGACTTAAAAGTGGGTGCTCGTATAGATGCAGGAGAGCATAAAGAAGATGCACTTGATTTTACATTGTGGAAAAAAGCGAAGCCTGGCGAGATTAGTTGGGATAGCCCATTTGGTGAAGGTAGACCAGGATGGCATATAGAATGTTCTGTAATGGCATTTCATGAGCTAGGACCTACAATTGATATACATGCGGGTGGTTCAGATTTACAATTTCCACATCATGAAAATGAAATAGCACAATCAGAAGCACATAATCATGCGCCATTTGCTAATTATTGGATGCATAATGGTTTCATTAATATTGATAATGAAAAAATGAGTAAATCACTAGGCAACTTTATTTTAGTTCACGATATTATTAAAGAAGTTGATCCAGATGTACTAAGATTCTTTATGATTAGCGTACATTATAGAAGCCCAATTAACTATAATCTAGAATTGGTAGAATCAGCACGTAGTGGACTAGAGCGTATTCGCAATAGTTATCAATTAATTGAAGAGCGCGCACAAATTGCTACTAATATTGAAAATCAACAGACATATATTGATCAAATTGATGCGATTTTAAATCGTTTTGAAACAGTTATGAATGATGATTTTAATACAGCTAATGCAATTACAGCTTGGTATGATTTAGCAAAACTTGCGAATAAATATGTACTAGAGAACACAACATCAACAGAAGTAATTGATAAATTTAAAGCAGTTTATCAAATTTTCAGCGATGTTTTAGGTGTACCGTTAAAATCTAAAAATGCAGATGAATTATTGGATGAAGATGTTGAAAAATTAATCGAAGAGCGTAATGAAGCAAGGAAAAACAAAGATTTTGCACGAGCAGATGAAATTCGAGACATGCTGAAATCACAAAACATTATATTAGAAGACACACCTCAAGGGGTTAGATTTAAACGTGGATAA
- the gltX gene encoding glutamate--tRNA ligase, producing MSDRIRVRYAPSPTGYLHIGNARTALFNYLYAKHYNGDFVIRIEDTDKKRNLEDGETSQFDNLKWLGLDWDESVDKDNGYGPYRQSERQHIYQPLIDQLLAEDKAYKCYMTEEELEAEREAQIARGEMPRYGGQHAHLTEEQRQQFEAEGRQPSIRFRVPQNQTYSFDDMVKGNISFDSNGIGDWVIVKKDGIPTYNFAVAIDDHYMQISDVIRGDDHISNTPKQIMIYEAFGWEPPRFGHMSLIVNEERKKLSKRDGQILQFIEQYRDLGYLPEALFNFIALLGWSPEGEEEIFSKEEFIKIFDEKRLSKSPAFFDKQKLAWVNNQYMKQKNTETVFQLALPHLIKANLIPEVPSEEDLSWGRKLIALYQKEMSYAGEIVPLSEMFFKEMPALGEEEQQVINGEQVPELMTHLFSKLEALEPFEAAEIKKTIKEVQKETGIKGKQLFMPIRVAVTGQMHGPELPNTIEVLGKEKVLNRLKQYK from the coding sequence ATGAGCGATCGTATAAGAGTAAGATATGCACCAAGTCCAACTGGGTATCTTCATATTGGTAATGCAAGAACAGCATTATTCAATTACTTGTATGCTAAACATTACAACGGAGATTTTGTGATTCGAATTGAAGATACTGATAAAAAACGTAATTTAGAAGATGGAGAAACATCACAATTTGATAATCTTAAATGGTTAGGATTAGATTGGGATGAGTCTGTAGATAAAGACAATGGCTACGGACCATATCGTCAATCTGAACGTCAACATATCTACCAACCATTAATAGATCAGTTACTAGCAGAAGATAAAGCATATAAATGCTATATGACAGAAGAAGAATTAGAAGCTGAACGTGAAGCGCAAATCGCTCGTGGTGAAATGCCTCGCTATGGTGGTCAACATGCGCATTTGACTGAAGAACAACGTCAACAATTTGAAGCAGAAGGACGCCAACCATCAATTCGTTTCCGAGTACCTCAAAACCAAACGTATTCATTTGATGATATGGTAAAAGGAAATATTTCATTTGATTCAAATGGTATTGGTGACTGGGTTATCGTAAAAAAAGATGGCATTCCAACGTACAATTTTGCAGTAGCTATAGATGATCATTACATGCAAATTTCAGATGTAATTCGTGGTGATGATCATATTTCAAACACGCCTAAACAAATTATGATTTATGAAGCATTTGGCTGGGAGCCACCTCGTTTTGGTCATATGTCATTAATTGTTAATGAAGAACGTAAAAAGTTAAGTAAACGTGATGGGCAAATTTTACAATTTATTGAGCAATATCGTGACTTAGGTTATTTACCTGAAGCGTTATTTAATTTTATTGCGTTATTAGGTTGGTCTCCTGAAGGTGAAGAAGAAATCTTTTCTAAAGAAGAATTTATCAAAATCTTTGATGAAAAGCGTTTGTCAAAATCACCAGCATTTTTCGATAAGCAAAAATTAGCATGGGTTAATAACCAATATATGAAACAAAAAAATACTGAAACAGTATTCCAATTAGCATTACCTCATTTAATTAAAGCAAATTTGATTCCTGAGGTGCCGTCAGAAGAGGATTTATCTTGGGGACGCAAATTAATTGCGCTTTATCAAAAAGAAATGAGTTATGCCGGTGAAATTGTACCTTTATCAGAAATGTTCTTTAAAGAAATGCCAGCTCTTGGTGAAGAAGAACAACAAGTGATTAATGGAGAGCAAGTACCAGAGTTAATGACGCACTTATTCAGTAAATTAGAAGCACTTGAACCATTTGAAGCGGCTGAAATTAAAAAGACAATTAAAGAAGTTCAAAAAGAAACAGGAATAAAAGGCAAGCAATTATTTATGCCTATTCGTGTTGCTGTAACAGGCCAAATGCATGGTCCTGAATTACCAAATACAATTGAAGTACTTGGTAAAGAAAAAGTGCTAAACCGTTTAAAACAATATAAGTAA
- a CDS encoding PIN/TRAM domain-containing protein: MNIVKLMVIIIYLIIGSALGIIIIPEIANDLGLQNSSFLKNHYVDGIIGSIFMFLIFGVFIRRVTNAIKGLEHFIMRRSAVEILFATIGLIIGLLISVMVSFILESIGNSIFNHFIPVIITILLCYFGFQFGLKKRDEMLMFLPENIARSMSQHTKSATPKIIDTSAIIDGRILEVIRCGFIDGNILIPQGVINELQIVADSNDSVKREKGKRGLDILNELYDLDYPTKVIHPTKTHSDIDTMLLKLAKQYHASIITTDFNLNKVCHVHGIKALNVNDLSEAIKPNVHQGDQLHILLTKMGKEPGQAVGYLDDGTMVVVDNAKNLIGSHVNLEVVSLLQTSSGRIVFAKKIEDTVSL, encoded by the coding sequence GTGAATATCGTTAAACTAATGGTTATTATTATTTACTTAATTATTGGGAGCGCATTAGGAATAATTATTATTCCTGAAATTGCAAATGATCTTGGATTACAAAACTCCAGCTTTTTAAAAAATCACTATGTAGATGGCATTATCGGTAGTATTTTTATGTTCTTAATTTTTGGTGTATTTATTAGACGAGTTACTAACGCTATAAAAGGTTTAGAACATTTTATTATGCGTAGAAGTGCTGTTGAAATACTATTCGCAACAATAGGTTTAATAATCGGATTACTTATTTCTGTTATGGTGTCGTTTATATTAGAATCAATTGGCAACTCTATTTTTAATCATTTCATTCCTGTCATAATTACGATATTACTATGTTATTTCGGTTTCCAATTTGGCCTTAAAAAACGAGATGAAATGTTAATGTTTTTACCTGAGAATATAGCGCGTTCCATGTCACAACATACTAAAAGTGCTACGCCAAAAATTATCGACACAAGCGCAATTATTGATGGTCGTATTTTAGAAGTCATTCGTTGCGGTTTTATCGATGGCAATATTTTAATTCCACAAGGTGTTATTAATGAATTACAAATTGTTGCAGATTCAAATGACAGTGTTAAACGTGAAAAGGGTAAAAGAGGCTTAGATATTTTAAATGAATTGTATGATTTAGACTATCCTACAAAGGTTATACATCCAACTAAAACACATAGTGATATTGATACGATGTTATTAAAATTAGCAAAACAATATCATGCAAGTATTATAACGACAGATTTCAACCTAAATAAAGTTTGTCATGTACATGGTATCAAAGCATTAAATGTTAATGATTTATCAGAAGCAATCAAACCTAATGTACATCAAGGTGATCAACTGCATATTTTACTGACAAAAATGGGTAAGGAGCCTGGTCAGGCAGTAGGATATCTAGATGATGGTACGATGGTAGTTGTTGATAATGCTAAAAATCTTATTGGCAGTCATGTCAATTTAGAAGTAGTCAGCTTATTGCAAACATCTTCAGGAAGAATTGTTTTTGCTAAAAAAATCGAAGATACAGTATCATTATAA
- the rlmB gene encoding 23S rRNA (guanosine(2251)-2'-O)-methyltransferase RlmB, which translates to MEDTVIVGRHAVREAIITGHPINKILIQEGIKKQQINEILKNAKDQKIIVQTVPKSKLDFLANAPHQGVAALIAPYEYADFDQFLKQQKEKEGLLTVLILDGLEDPHNLGSILRTADATGVDGVIIPKRRSVTLTQTVAKASTGAIEHVPVIRVTNLAKTIDELKDNGFWVAGTEANNATDYRNLEADMSLAIVIGSEGQGMSRLVSDKCDFYIKIPMVGHVNSLNASVAASLMMYEVFRKRHDVGEI; encoded by the coding sequence GTGGAAGATACGGTTATTGTTGGTAGGCATGCTGTTAGAGAAGCGATTATTACTGGGCATCCGATAAATAAGATATTGATTCAAGAAGGTATTAAAAAGCAACAAATTAATGAAATTTTAAAAAATGCAAAAGATCAAAAAATCATTGTTCAAACTGTACCAAAATCTAAATTAGATTTTTTAGCAAATGCACCACATCAGGGTGTTGCAGCGCTTATTGCACCATATGAATATGCTGACTTCGATCAATTTTTAAAACAGCAAAAAGAAAAAGAAGGTTTATTGACAGTACTTATATTAGACGGCTTAGAAGACCCACATAACTTGGGATCAATTTTAAGAACAGCCGATGCAACGGGAGTTGATGGTGTTATTATTCCTAAACGTCGTTCAGTTACACTAACGCAAACAGTTGCAAAAGCCTCAACAGGTGCAATTGAACATGTACCAGTTATTCGAGTGACAAATTTAGCTAAAACTATCGATGAACTAAAAGATAATGGCTTTTGGGTAGCTGGCACTGAAGCTAATAATGCAACAGATTATAGAAATCTAGAAGCGGACATGTCATTGGCTATTGTAATTGGTAGCGAAGGACAGGGTATGAGTCGCCTAGTAAGTGATAAATGCGATTTTTATATTAAGATTCCAATGGTTGGACATGTAAACAGTTTGAATGCTTCGGTTGCAGCAAGTTTAATGATGTACGAAGTATTTCGAAAAAGACATGATGTTGGAGAAATATAA